A section of the Oryza sativa Japonica Group chromosome 1, ASM3414082v1 genome encodes:
- the LOC4326294 gene encoding ricin B-like lectin R40G3, with product MEFPHRHHHHGHRGDDDDDDRRRHPAPAPAYGHDSAPPPGPYGQAPPPADPYARHPPSHDYAHPPPAYGGGGYGNVVHVSHEVSDHQRPTPHYGGSEYISPVQETRPYHGGGGAPPVTHRIYCKAGEDNYSLAVRDGKVCLVRSDRDDHTQHWVKDMKYSTRVKDEEGYPAMALVNKATGDALKHSIGQSHPVRLVRYNPEYMDESVLWTESRDVGSGFRCIRMVNNIYLNFDALHGDKDHGGVRDGTTLVLWEWCEGDNQRWKIVPW from the exons ATGGAGttccctcatcgccaccaccaccacggccaccgcggcgacgacgacgacgacgatcgccgccgccatcccgctcccgctcccgcctaCGGCCACGACTCAGCCCCTCCGCCGGGTCCCTACGGCCAAGCGCCTCCTCCGGCTGATCCCTACGCTCGCCACCCGCCTTCCCACGACTACGCTCATCCTCCTCCGGCGTATGGGGGAGGGGGCTACGGCAACGTCGTCCACGTTTCCCACGAGGTCTCCGACCACCAGAGGCCCACGCCGCACTACGGTGGATCCGAGTACATCAGCCCCGTCCAAGAGACCCGCCCTTACcacggtggcggaggagccccACCGGTGACCCACAGGATCTACTGCAAGGCCGGGGAGGACAACTACAGCCTCGCCGTCAGAGATGGCAAGGTCTGCCTCGTCCGCTCCGATCGCGACGACCACACGCAG CACTGGGTGAAGGACATGAAGTACAGCACGAGAGTGAAAGACGAGGAAGGGTACCCTGCCATGGCGCTCGTCAACAAGGCCACCGGCGACGCCCTCAAGCACTCCATCGGCCAATCCCACCCT GTCCGTTTGGTGCGCTACAATCCAGAGTACATGGACGAGTCTGTGCTGTGGACGGAGAGCAGGGACGTTGGGAGTGGGTTTCGGTGCATCAGGATGGTGAACAACATCTACCTCAACTTCGACGCGCTCCATGGAGACAAGGACCACGGCGGCGTGCGCGACGGAACCACCCTGGTGCTCTGGGAGTGGTGCGAGGGTGACAACCAGCGCTGGAAGATTGTTCCCTGGT ga